From a region of the Helicobacter hepaticus ATCC 51449 genome:
- a CDS encoding ankyrin repeat domain-containing protein gives MFIGLVFFIGIFLYRVVLGSMLIHSVDFTYSNDYNPKKVTLLLYLGAMKGFEGNEEDYNASNYRYRDLHYLVARGDIENVRLYLRLGGDVNLGGDSKSALYIALSRGDNEMAKLLLEYGARVIFDKGFLLLNLLDRKITDEVAELVVNRALEESNMSVQYLCWASRDFSYNGFSSRAFHLMLERINEPLEDITCENWGLLYAMLNKGFRNNGFGIDEIKAVFLKAKEQGCKECMNYVVRLYYRGLDWVERVNVMAEIIYKINSYKIDLDIKKEQEMLDLLEFFILNGGDVNSYIPSSYKPETLLENTKYRDKKYHHLKSVIALLIKYGAK, from the coding sequence GTGTTTATAGGACTTGTCTTTTTCATTGGTATTTTTTTATATCGTGTAGTGCTTGGAAGTATGCTTATACATAGCGTAGATTTTACATATAGCAATGATTATAATCCCAAAAAAGTTACCTTATTACTATATCTTGGAGCGATGAAAGGCTTTGAGGGAAATGAAGAAGACTATAATGCGTCAAATTATAGATATAGGGATTTGCACTATCTTGTGGCACGCGGTGATATAGAGAATGTGCGTTTATATTTGCGACTTGGCGGAGATGTGAATCTAGGTGGTGATTCTAAGAGCGCACTTTATATTGCTTTATCTCGTGGAGATAATGAAATGGCAAAGCTTCTCTTAGAATATGGAGCAAGGGTTATATTTGATAAAGGCTTTTTGCTACTCAATCTCTTGGATAGAAAAATTACTGATGAAGTGGCAGAGCTTGTTGTAAATAGGGCTTTAGAAGAATCTAATATGTCGGTTCAATATCTATGCTGGGCAAGTAGGGATTTTAGCTATAATGGATTTAGTTCTAGGGCGTTTCATTTGATGCTAGAGCGCATTAATGAGCCTTTAGAGGATATAACTTGTGAGAACTGGGGATTATTATATGCTATGCTAAATAAAGGTTTTAGGAATAATGGTTTTGGTATAGATGAAATAAAGGCAGTTTTTCTAAAGGCAAAAGAGCAAGGTTGTAAAGAGTGTATGAATTATGTTGTACGCTTGTATTATAGAGGATTAGATTGGGTTGAGAGAGTAAATGTAATGGCTGAAATAATATATAAGATTAATTCGTATAAGATTGATTTGGATATCAAAAAAGAGCAGGAAATGTTAGACTTGCTTGAATTTTTCATACTCAATGGTGGAGATGTGAATTCTTATATCCCCTCATCATATAAGCCTGAAACTTTGCTTGAAAACACCAAGTATCGCGATAAAAAATATCATCACTTAAAATCTGTTATTGCCTTACTTATCAAATATGGAGCAAAATAG
- a CDS encoding acylphosphatase produces MKKRCEFLIFGKVQGVGFRRFVKYRVDKLNEESKVLSGNVCNLSDGSVRVIAQGEEEALEKLCKILEIGPIKSEVERIQSREIDIDESLNDFEILR; encoded by the coding sequence ATGAAAAAAAGATGTGAATTTTTAATATTTGGTAAGGTGCAAGGTGTAGGTTTTAGACGTTTTGTTAAATATAGGGTTGATAAGCTTAATGAAGAAAGTAAGGTTTTAAGCGGGAATGTATGTAATTTAAGCGATGGTAGCGTGCGTGTAATAGCACAAGGCGAAGAAGAAGCACTTGAAAAATTATGTAAAATACTTGAGATTGGACCTATTAAAAGCGAGGTTGAACGAATACAATCTCGCGAAATAGATATTGATGAGAGTCTCAATGATTTTGAGATTTTAAGATAA
- the serA gene encoding phosphoglycerate dehydrogenase — protein sequence MKYKIVVCDHIHQKGLDLLTAQSDVQMENLASLPKDELLTKIKEADVVITRSSTDVDEAFLASSGQIRAVVRAGVGVDNVDIEGCSRKGIVVMNVPTANTIAAVELTMAHLINAVRNFPGANTQLKHERKWKREDWYGIELKGKKLGIIGFGNIGSRVGIRARAFEMEVLAYDPYILPSKATDLGVAYATNFEDILSCDIITIHTPKNAETKNMITAKQIAQMKDGVILINCARGGLYNEKDLYDALSVGKIKWAGIDVFDKEPAINNALLDLPNVYVTPHIGANTLESQEQIAIQAAQAAIEAARGSSYPNALNLPVKESELPSMVKPYLELIQKLAFLAVQANKGVITSIHIEAQGEISAYGDSLQTFALVGALNASLGDKINYVNAPFVAKERGIDVKMTLKQESETYKNHIYITLSTQNESITLSGAVFEDRHLRLTSINHFQFDIEPKGKMIFFKNTDVPGVIGLVGSILGNHQVNISDFRLARQNKEAMAVILVDSEVSNEVIGQLENIPACLSIKIVNV from the coding sequence ATGAAGTATAAAATCGTTGTGTGCGACCATATCCATCAAAAAGGACTAGATTTACTTACAGCCCAAAGTGATGTGCAGATGGAGAATCTTGCTAGTTTGCCAAAAGATGAGCTACTTACTAAGATTAAAGAGGCTGATGTCGTCATTACGAGGAGTTCTACTGATGTTGATGAAGCATTTTTAGCATCTTCAGGGCAAATACGTGCGGTAGTGCGTGCAGGTGTGGGCGTAGATAATGTTGATATTGAAGGCTGCTCTCGTAAAGGCATTGTTGTGATGAATGTGCCTACAGCAAATACAATCGCAGCTGTTGAACTTACAATGGCTCATCTTATTAATGCCGTGCGAAATTTTCCTGGAGCGAATACGCAGCTTAAGCACGAGCGTAAGTGGAAACGTGAAGATTGGTATGGTATTGAGCTTAAAGGTAAAAAGCTTGGTATTATTGGATTTGGTAATATTGGTAGTCGTGTGGGGATAAGGGCGAGAGCATTTGAAATGGAAGTATTAGCCTATGACCCCTACATTTTGCCTTCAAAAGCTACTGATTTAGGCGTGGCTTATGCAACAAATTTCGAAGACATTCTCTCTTGTGATATTATTACAATTCACACGCCTAAGAATGCAGAAACAAAAAATATGATTACCGCCAAGCAAATTGCACAAATGAAAGATGGAGTGATACTTATTAATTGCGCTCGCGGTGGTTTATATAATGAAAAAGATTTATATGATGCTTTAAGTGTTGGTAAGATTAAATGGGCGGGAATTGATGTATTTGATAAAGAACCAGCTATTAATAATGCGCTGCTTGATTTGCCAAATGTGTATGTAACGCCGCATATTGGGGCAAATACTTTAGAATCTCAAGAGCAAATTGCTATACAAGCTGCCCAAGCTGCAATAGAGGCAGCAAGAGGTTCAAGCTACCCTAATGCGCTTAATCTTCCCGTTAAGGAATCTGAATTGCCCTCTATGGTTAAGCCCTATCTTGAATTGATACAAAAACTTGCTTTTTTGGCAGTGCAGGCAAATAAGGGTGTGATTACCTCAATACACATAGAAGCTCAAGGCGAGATTAGTGCTTATGGAGATTCATTGCAGACTTTTGCTCTTGTGGGAGCGCTTAATGCGAGTTTAGGTGATAAAATTAATTATGTTAATGCACCTTTTGTTGCTAAAGAGCGAGGTATTGATGTCAAAATGACGCTTAAACAAGAAAGTGAAACTTATAAAAACCATATTTATATTACTCTTAGCACACAAAATGAGAGTATTACTCTTAGCGGTGCAGTATTTGAAGATAGGCATTTGCGTCTTACTTCAATCAATCATTTTCAATTTGATATTGAGCCAAAGGGTAAAATGATATTTTTCAAAAATACAGATGTGCCGGGTGTAATTGGACTCGTAGGAAGTATTTTAGGCAATCATCAAGTCAATATTTCTGATTTTCGTCTTGCGCGTCAAAATAAAGAAGCAATGGCTGTTATTCTTGTAGATTCTGAAGTATCAAATGAAGTTATTGGACAGCTTGAAAATATCCCTGCGTGTTTGAGTATAAAGATTGTTAATGTATAA
- a CDS encoding HIT family protein codes for MERIYAPWRSKYFGSCSEGCVFCAIANNPQDDECNRVIYRDDVAFGVMNLYPYTPGHFMLIPLTHRDSPEELPLETWLHLHKLSYKAMNVLYEYGAQGVNMGLNIKKAGGAGIPEHLHIHFVPRYIGDTNFITSIGDVRTYGMDFDSVYKKIKYLSLKHFAKEKV; via the coding sequence ATGGAGAGAATCTATGCACCTTGGCGAAGTAAGTATTTTGGTTCTTGTTCTGAAGGCTGCGTATTTTGCGCGATTGCAAATAATCCGCAAGATGACGAATGTAATCGTGTAATCTATCGTGATGATGTTGCCTTTGGTGTTATGAATCTTTATCCTTATACACCCGGACATTTTATGCTTATTCCTTTAACTCATCGTGATTCACCTGAAGAGTTACCTTTAGAGACTTGGTTGCATTTGCACAAGCTTTCATACAAAGCAATGAATGTGCTTTATGAGTATGGTGCGCAAGGTGTGAATATGGGTTTAAATATCAAAAAAGCCGGTGGAGCAGGCATACCCGAACATTTGCATATCCACTTTGTGCCACGTTATATAGGTGATACAAATTTTATAACAAGCATTGGTGATGTGCGCACTTATGGAATGGATTTTGATAGTGTGTATAAAAAGATAAAATACTTAAGCTTAAAACATTTCGCAAAGGAGAAAGTATGA
- a CDS encoding alpha/beta fold hydrolase has translation MAQRRIEYQGEYFELSYERIQAQFPTHQDSNHVSFMLFLHGWGSNKELMKSAFGKYFNQWEHIYLDMPGFGNSPNDKPLTTQDYAKIVEIFMREVSGVAVKDCVIIGHSFGGKVAILCQPKEAILLSSAGIRVPKSLKVRLKIVFAKIMGKCGLGKLGKIFRSSDVKAMNEGMYQTFKNVVDEDFSSEFSAYKGKANIFWGKNDSATPLFCGQTIAALIPTSRFFPMEGNHYFFLKQGGEIEKLYRSEL, from the coding sequence ATGGCACAAAGGCGCATAGAATATCAAGGTGAATATTTTGAGCTAAGTTATGAGAGAATCCAAGCTCAGTTCCCTACACATCAAGATTCTAATCACGTATCTTTTATGTTATTTTTGCACGGCTGGGGCAGCAATAAGGAGCTAATGAAGAGTGCTTTTGGTAAATATTTTAATCAGTGGGAACATATTTACTTAGATATGCCCGGCTTTGGCAATAGTCCAAATGATAAACCTCTCACAACGCAAGATTATGCAAAAATTGTAGAAATTTTTATGCGTGAAGTGAGTGGTGTGGCAGTGAAAGATTGTGTTATTATAGGGCATAGTTTTGGAGGAAAAGTAGCTATATTATGCCAACCAAAAGAAGCTATACTTCTCTCATCTGCTGGAATTAGAGTGCCTAAAAGTTTGAAAGTTCGCTTGAAAATTGTTTTTGCAAAGATTATGGGAAAATGTGGGCTTGGCAAGTTGGGTAAAATATTTCGCTCAAGTGATGTTAAGGCAATGAATGAGGGTATGTATCAAACATTTAAAAATGTTGTTGATGAAGATTTTTCATCAGAATTTAGTGCATATAAGGGCAAAGCAAACATTTTTTGGGGTAAAAATGATAGTGCCACACCACTTTTTTGCGGTCAAACTATCGCTGCACTTATTCCTACAAGTAGATTCTTTCCTATGGAAGGAAACCATTATTTTTTTCTCAAACAAGGTGGAGAGATTGAAAAGCTTTACAGGAGTGAATTATGA
- a CDS encoding ankyrin repeat domain-containing protein, whose amino-acid sequence MKHFQGVRGILYIWFVLAALCYGANERYNHLLFSNNYTEVRKGINLGADIEARLRGSTPLYDAARKGNMEILYLLIERGADVNAVCHGETPLLKVVALNNLRFAQALINKGAKVRVADEHLGNTPLHYAVMRKNSEMIKLLLSNGADMYAENFKGDTPARYILANRSLPAVSIKNDDITLKASGFNLGQGSVNITISNESEKFATITYMALYINGDLISETEVNRKIPPRSSASVGSLSIPTDTYEAIRIKKSGASNIKYGFAVEYDLEGKNKNLYKKTSTELQLW is encoded by the coding sequence ATGAAGCATTTTCAAGGTGTAAGAGGGATTTTATATATATGGTTTGTCTTAGCAGCATTATGTTATGGGGCGAATGAGAGATACAATCATTTGCTTTTTAGCAATAATTATACAGAGGTGCGCAAGGGTATTAATCTTGGAGCAGATATTGAAGCACGATTGCGTGGAAGCACACCACTTTATGATGCAGCACGCAAGGGAAATATGGAGATTCTATATTTACTCATTGAACGCGGAGCTGATGTGAATGCAGTATGCCACGGCGAAACCCCTTTGCTTAAAGTTGTCGCTTTAAACAATCTTAGGTTTGCTCAAGCGCTTATAAATAAAGGAGCAAAGGTGAGGGTAGCTGATGAACATTTAGGTAATACGCCACTTCACTATGCGGTAATGAGAAAAAATTCGGAAATGATAAAGCTTCTTTTGTCAAATGGTGCGGATATGTATGCGGAAAACTTTAAAGGAGATACACCAGCGCGTTATATTCTTGCAAATCGCTCTTTGCCTGCAGTGAGTATCAAAAATGATGATATTACACTGAAAGCTTCTGGATTTAATTTAGGACAGGGAAGTGTAAATATTACTATCAGTAATGAAAGTGAGAAATTTGCTACAATTACTTATATGGCACTCTATATCAATGGAGATTTAATAAGTGAGACTGAAGTAAATAGGAAAATCCCTCCACGTTCAAGCGCATCAGTTGGGAGTTTGAGTATTCCTACTGATACTTATGAGGCAATTCGCATTAAAAAATCGGGTGCAAGTAATATTAAATATGGATTCGCAGTAGAATATGACCTTGAGGGGAAAAATAAAAATCTTTATAAAAAAACAAGCACAGAACTTCAACTTTGGTAG
- a CDS encoding putative Se/S carrier-like protein yields the protein MQGDSQPFRAYILLLTTSSAFAAQRCLSSPLLACFEFSLNLVPTPKEYRSDCGLALFLEGGNTLQDEYLTRFLESINEILTQRHIKYEIKLI from the coding sequence ATGCAAGGAGATTCTCAACCTTTTAGAGCATATATTTTGCTATTAACTACCTCAAGCGCTTTTGCTGCACAGAGGTGTTTAAGTAGCCCTTTGCTCGCTTGTTTTGAGTTTTCTTTGAATCTTGTGCCTACACCCAAAGAATATAGAAGTGATTGTGGTTTGGCTTTATTCTTAGAAGGTGGGAATACTCTCCAAGATGAGTATCTAACGCGCTTTTTAGAATCTATAAATGAGATTTTAACGCAAAGACATATTAAGTATGAGATAAAACTTATCTAA
- a CDS encoding Mur ligase family protein, producing the protein MEEMFIIDTIAQWVVILCLAYYGMTNLQWYNYSFKRVLLMHHKWQWHIYYFILPLAVYVGSVFIQEPLSSYMLIGLSIIYFIAIAIWAIQLDKRLNFTQRVLKFFVIFFIFMSFNEALCYILDVNSRLFDLMPLVFASIISKIYENILLNRYIILAKEKLDIMSRLIIIGVTGSYGKTSMKNFLAQILKEKYRVYATPRSVNTHTGIVADINQNLDYITEIYIIEAGARLKGDIALISQFLNPHYAVIGEVGEQHLEYFKSLENIVETKFELLQSSRLKKAFVFKDNPKSPHIEPNITKKIQYFPENVRNIDANLDGTSFELFIKGEWHHFETMVLGVFNVVNLSAAIYMGVELGLQVEEIQKAVKRIEPIPHRLNKIQTHQKLIIDDGFNGNLKGMKEAIRLCSLYQGRKIIVTPGIVESTKEANIELAQAIDKVFDIVIITGELNAKILSKHIYNTQKITLKDKSMLEDMLKSCSQAHDLVLFSNDAPSYI; encoded by the coding sequence ATGGAAGAAATGTTTATCATTGATACGATTGCACAATGGGTAGTTATATTGTGTCTTGCATATTATGGAATGACAAATCTGCAGTGGTATAATTATAGCTTTAAGCGAGTGCTTTTAATGCACCACAAATGGCAATGGCATATATATTATTTTATATTGCCACTTGCTGTGTATGTAGGAAGTGTTTTTATCCAAGAACCATTAAGTAGCTATATGCTTATAGGATTGAGTATAATATATTTTATTGCAATAGCTATATGGGCAATACAGCTTGATAAGCGATTGAATTTCACTCAAAGAGTATTAAAGTTTTTCGTTATTTTCTTTATTTTTATGTCCTTTAATGAGGCTTTATGTTACATATTAGACGTTAATAGTAGATTGTTTGATTTGATGCCGCTTGTGTTTGCGAGTATTATTTCAAAAATATATGAAAATATTTTACTTAATCGCTATATTATTCTCGCTAAAGAGAAACTTGATATTATGTCAAGATTAATTATTATTGGTGTAACAGGCAGTTATGGCAAAACAAGTATGAAAAACTTTTTAGCACAGATTCTTAAAGAAAAGTATCGCGTATATGCTACACCTAGAAGCGTTAATACGCATACAGGGATTGTGGCAGATATTAATCAAAATTTAGATTATATTACAGAGATTTATATTATTGAAGCAGGAGCGCGTTTAAAAGGCGATATTGCACTTATTAGCCAATTTTTGAATCCACATTATGCTGTTATTGGTGAAGTCGGTGAGCAGCATTTGGAGTATTTTAAAAGCCTTGAAAATATTGTAGAAACAAAATTTGAGCTATTGCAAAGCTCAAGGCTAAAAAAAGCTTTTGTTTTTAAAGATAATCCTAAATCACCTCATATAGAACCAAATATAACCAAAAAGATTCAGTATTTTCCAGAAAATGTGCGTAATATTGATGCAAATCTTGATGGCACAAGCTTTGAACTTTTTATTAAGGGTGAGTGGCATCACTTTGAAACAATGGTTTTAGGCGTTTTTAATGTTGTAAATTTGAGTGCAGCGATTTATATGGGTGTGGAGCTTGGTTTGCAAGTAGAAGAAATACAAAAAGCTGTAAAAAGAATAGAGCCCATCCCTCATCGTCTTAACAAGATACAGACACATCAAAAGCTGATTATTGATGATGGATTTAATGGGAATCTTAAGGGAATGAAAGAGGCTATTCGTCTTTGCTCACTTTATCAAGGGCGAAAGATTATTGTTACGCCCGGCATAGTAGAGAGCACAAAAGAAGCTAATATTGAACTTGCCCAAGCTATTGATAAGGTATTTGACATTGTTATCATTACGGGCGAACTCAATGCAAAGATTCTATCTAAACACATTTATAATACACAAAAGATTACTCTTAAAGATAAGTCTATGCTTGAAGATATGCTCAAATCTTGCTCTCAAGCCCACGATTTAGTGCTTTTTAGCAATGATGCTCCAAGTTATATTTAG
- the uvrA gene encoding excinuclease ABC subunit UvrA — MKDYNHIHITGARENNLKNINLSIPKNQLVVFTGLSGSGKSTLAFDTLYAEGQRRYIESLSSYARQFLDKVGKPDVDKIEGLTPAIAIDQKTTSKNPRSTVGTITEIYDYFRLLYARVGKQHCHLCGDEISQMSQTDIIEQILKLPANAKMILLAPIVKEKKGSFAEKIESLRQKGYVRAMVDGVMVRLDEEIELAKNKKHSIKVVIDRVVNSLENHTRIAQGVEKALRESYGEIEVEMLHNDEKKLLHYSEHFACFKCKISFEELEPLGFSFNSPKGACEDCLGLGAKYAIDLKKILDKSQPLNKGGIKIIFGFNRNYYAELFYAFCKSAKIDPTLSFEELSKSQQSALLYGREEEVEITWKSSKLKRPWKGIIQIAYDMFKDDKDLGEYTTERVCPTCKGHRLKLSSLSVKVGKLGIGELIDMPIEKVYEFFDDKAHFSYLNEQEQFIAQPILKEIRERLFFLYDVGLGYLTLGRDARSISGGESQRIRIASQIGSGLTGVMYVLDEPSIGLHERDTLRLIKTLRSLQEKGNSVIVVEHDKETILNADYVVDIGPEAGLRGGEVVFSGNVKKLLDSKTLTAMYLKGAKIISYPHKRTIEQWLEIKNVNINNIHNLCTKIPLSQFVCVTGVSGSGKSSLILQTLLPVAQELLNNAKKVQKCDGVEIVGLEYLDKVIYLDQSPIGRTPRSNPATYTGVMDDIRALFAEIKESKLRGYSVGRFSFNVKGGRCEKCQGEGEIKIEMHFLPDVMVKCDACKGAKYNPQTLEIAYKGKNIADVLAMSVDEALEFFAKVPKIATRLQTLQDVGLGYITLGQNAITLSGGEAQRIKLAKELSRKDTGKTLYVLDEPTTGLHFADVDRLTKVLHHLVDLGNSVIVIEHNLDMIKNADYIIDIGPEGGSGGGKIIDSGSVEQVSKNHTKSGSYTGKFLALELKRDKQFQKE, encoded by the coding sequence ATGAAAGATTATAATCATATTCATATTACAGGTGCGCGTGAGAATAATTTGAAAAATATCAACCTTAGCATACCTAAAAATCAACTTGTTGTTTTTACTGGTTTATCTGGCTCTGGGAAATCAACACTTGCTTTTGATACACTTTATGCAGAAGGACAGCGCCGATACATAGAATCTCTCTCAAGTTATGCACGACAATTTTTAGATAAAGTAGGCAAGCCCGATGTTGATAAGATTGAGGGACTAACCCCTGCTATTGCGATTGACCAAAAAACTACAAGTAAAAATCCACGTTCCACTGTTGGCACAATCACTGAAATTTATGATTATTTTCGCTTGCTTTATGCGCGCGTAGGGAAGCAGCATTGCCATCTTTGTGGAGATGAAATTTCGCAAATGAGTCAAACTGATATTATTGAGCAGATTCTAAAACTCCCTGCAAATGCAAAAATGATACTTCTTGCCCCTATTGTCAAGGAAAAAAAGGGTAGTTTTGCTGAAAAAATAGAATCTCTGCGTCAAAAAGGTTATGTGCGAGCAATGGTTGATGGTGTGATGGTGCGTCTTGATGAAGAAATTGAGCTTGCCAAAAATAAAAAGCATAGCATTAAAGTTGTTATTGATAGGGTGGTAAATTCTTTAGAAAATCACACACGTATAGCTCAAGGAGTGGAGAAAGCCTTGCGTGAATCTTATGGTGAGATTGAAGTAGAGATGTTGCATAATGATGAAAAAAAGTTGTTGCATTATTCTGAACATTTCGCGTGTTTTAAATGCAAAATAAGTTTTGAGGAGCTTGAACCACTTGGATTTTCTTTTAATTCTCCAAAGGGCGCGTGCGAAGATTGTTTGGGGCTTGGTGCAAAATATGCTATTGATTTAAAAAAGATACTTGATAAGTCTCAACCACTCAATAAAGGTGGCATTAAAATTATTTTTGGATTCAATCGTAATTATTATGCCGAGCTTTTTTACGCATTTTGCAAAAGTGCTAAGATTGACCCAACACTTAGTTTTGAAGAACTTTCAAAATCCCAGCAAAGTGCTTTGCTTTATGGACGTGAAGAGGAAGTAGAAATCACTTGGAAATCAAGCAAACTTAAGCGTCCTTGGAAAGGTATTATCCAAATTGCATATGATATGTTTAAAGATGATAAGGATTTGGGTGAATACACTACTGAACGAGTATGTCCTACTTGCAAGGGACATCGCCTAAAACTTTCTTCTCTTAGCGTTAAAGTCGGTAAATTAGGCATTGGTGAGCTTATTGATATGCCTATTGAAAAAGTTTATGAGTTTTTTGATGATAAAGCGCATTTTTCATATTTGAATGAACAAGAACAATTTATTGCACAACCTATTTTGAAAGAAATTCGTGAAAGATTATTTTTTCTCTATGATGTGGGGCTTGGTTATCTCACACTTGGGCGTGATGCACGCAGCATTAGTGGGGGGGAATCCCAACGCATACGCATTGCAAGTCAAATTGGTAGCGGGCTTACAGGAGTTATGTATGTGCTTGATGAGCCAAGTATTGGCTTACACGAACGTGATACACTGCGGTTAATCAAAACTTTACGAAGTTTGCAAGAAAAAGGCAATAGTGTGATTGTCGTGGAGCACGACAAGGAGACGATTTTAAATGCTGATTATGTTGTGGATATTGGTCCCGAGGCAGGATTGCGCGGAGGAGAAGTAGTTTTTAGTGGAAATGTGAAGAAGCTATTAGATTCCAAAACGCTCACTGCTATGTATCTTAAGGGCGCAAAGATTATTTCTTATCCACATAAGCGTACCATTGAACAATGGCTTGAAATTAAAAATGTCAATATTAATAATATTCATAATCTTTGCACGAAAATTCCTCTTTCGCAATTTGTGTGTGTAACAGGTGTAAGTGGCAGCGGTAAAAGTTCCCTTATTCTCCAAACGCTTTTACCTGTAGCACAAGAGCTTTTGAATAATGCCAAAAAGGTGCAAAAATGCGATGGTGTAGAGATTGTAGGATTAGAATATTTAGATAAAGTAATTTATTTAGACCAAAGTCCTATTGGACGCACACCGCGTAGCAATCCTGCGACTTATACAGGTGTAATGGACGATATACGTGCACTTTTTGCGGAGATTAAAGAATCTAAACTGCGTGGATATAGTGTTGGACGCTTTAGTTTTAATGTTAAAGGTGGGCGATGCGAGAAATGTCAAGGTGAGGGTGAGATAAAAATTGAAATGCACTTTTTGCCTGATGTGATGGTTAAATGTGATGCGTGTAAGGGTGCAAAATACAATCCTCAAACATTAGAGATTGCTTATAAAGGCAAAAATATAGCAGATGTTTTGGCAATGAGTGTTGATGAAGCCTTAGAGTTTTTTGCCAAGGTGCCAAAAATTGCTACAAGGCTGCAAACATTGCAAGATGTGGGTTTGGGATATATTACACTTGGACAAAATGCTATTACCTTAAGTGGCGGTGAAGCACAGCGAATTAAGCTTGCTAAGGAGCTTAGTCGTAAGGATACAGGAAAGACGCTCTATGTGCTTGATGAACCCACAACAGGATTGCATTTTGCCGATGTAGATAGGCTGACAAAGGTGCTTCATCATTTGGTAGATTTAGGGAATTCAGTCATTGTTATTGAACATAATTTAGATATGATTAAAAATGCTGATTATATTATTGATATTGGTCCAGAAGGTGGTAGCGGTGGAGGTAAAATCATAGATAGTGGGTCTGTGGAGCAAGTGAGTAAAAATCATACAAAAAGCGGGAGCTATACAGGTAAGTTTCTAGCTTTAGAATTAAAACGTGATAAACAATTTCAAAAGGAGTAA
- a CDS encoding D-alanine--D-alanine ligase yields the protein MKFDVLFGGVSFEHEISIVSAVALKKVLGESIGNFIFLDSSHRFYLIPLDSMKSKLFSSGDYKKCTEIFLQRGAFVKKTFFGFKPIIPHTLINLIHGADGEDGSVSALLDFYHLPFIGPRIESSVMSFNKVFTKIFAAQRGVKVLDYEILTRANPHLKHIAYPIILKPARLGSSIGVSVINEEKELDYGRDLAFEYDDTIIAESFKSGVKEYNLAGCRVKNGSQDEYRFSIIEEPSKKELLDFERKYLDFSRTAQVLQADISSALVAKLQENFMKLYENAFEGALIRCDFFVIDDEVYLNEINPIPGSMANYLFEDFVGVLTELAYNLPKKHSIKVSYKYIEQIHYAKGK from the coding sequence ATGAAATTTGATGTGTTATTTGGCGGTGTAAGTTTTGAGCACGAAATTAGTATTGTGAGTGCTGTTGCACTTAAAAAAGTTTTAGGAGAGAGTATTGGTAATTTTATTTTTTTAGATAGCTCACATCGTTTTTATCTTATCCCTTTAGATTCTATGAAATCAAAACTTTTTAGTTCGGGAGATTATAAAAAATGCACAGAGATTTTTTTGCAAAGAGGTGCATTTGTGAAAAAAACATTTTTTGGTTTTAAACCCATTATTCCTCATACTCTTATTAATCTCATACACGGTGCAGATGGGGAAGATGGGAGCGTGAGCGCATTACTTGATTTTTATCATTTGCCCTTTATTGGTCCGCGCATAGAATCAAGTGTAATGAGTTTCAATAAAGTATTTACTAAGATTTTTGCAGCTCAAAGAGGTGTAAAAGTGCTTGATTATGAAATTCTCACGCGTGCAAATCCACATCTTAAACATATTGCCTATCCAATAATCCTTAAACCCGCAAGGCTTGGAAGTTCTATAGGAGTGAGTGTTATAAATGAAGAAAAAGAGCTTGATTATGGCAGAGATTTAGCCTTTGAATATGATGACACTATCATAGCAGAAAGCTTTAAAAGTGGTGTCAAAGAATATAATCTTGCAGGGTGTAGGGTAAAAAATGGTTCGCAAGATGAATATAGATTCTCAATTATTGAAGAACCTAGTAAAAAAGAGCTCCTTGATTTTGAGCGTAAATATTTGGATTTTTCACGCACAGCGCAAGTTTTGCAAGCAGATATAAGCTCTGCATTAGTAGCAAAATTACAAGAAAATTTTATGAAACTCTATGAAAATGCTTTTGAAGGGGCATTGATACGATGTGATTTTTTTGTTATTGATGATGAAGTGTATCTCAATGAGATTAATCCAATTCCGGGTTCTATGGCAAATTACTTATTTGAGGATTTTGTAGGGGTGCTTACAGAATTAGCTTACAATTTGCCAAAAAAACATTCTATCAAGGTAAGCTATAAGTATATAGAGCAAATCCATTATGCAAAAGGAAAATAG